One window from the genome of Ananas comosus cultivar F153 linkage group 13, ASM154086v1, whole genome shotgun sequence encodes:
- the LOC109719212 gene encoding CASP-like protein 1D1 has product MNTTTNYDKTAPESGGGAAPSTLPPNFFRLDLILRLFVFASTVSALVVLVTSKDTETIATGFPPPFASVTRDAKFNYSPAVIYLLVALAVAILYSIITIIGSCSLASRPAPSTKILFNLIVFDTLMAGILASATGSVGSVAYLGLRGNTHTNWNKVCNVFGKFCKHIGSSTVVTLAATIGLILLVVLSSYSLYRRSR; this is encoded by the exons ATGAATACAACTACAAATTACGATAAAACCGCGCCAGAatccggcggcggcgcggctcCGTCGACGCTGCCCCCGAACTTCTTCCGCCTGGATTTGATCCTCCGGCTTTTCGTTTTCGCATCGACGGTTTCAGCACTCGTAGTTCTGGTCACCAGCAAGGATACAGAGACGATCGCGACCGGCTTCCCCCCGCCGTTCGCGTCCGTGACCCGCGACGCTAAGTTCAATTACTCGCCTGCGGTTAT ATATCTTCTTGTGGCGCTTGCAGTCGCAATCCTGTATAGCATCATAACAATCATCGGCTCATGCTCTCTCGCATCACGTCCTGCTCCATCAACAAAGATCCTATTCAATCTAATCGTGTTTGATACG TTGATGGCTGGGATCTTGGCTTCAGCCACCGGCAGCGTAGGCTCGGTGGCGTACCTCGGCCTGAGGGGCAACACGCACACGAATTGGAACAAAGTCTGCAACGTGTTTGGAAAGTTCTGCAAACATATCGGGAGCTCCACGGTCGTTACGCTCGCGGCCACCATCGGCCTCATCCTCCTCGTCGTGCTCTCCTCCTACTCCCTCTACCGCCGCAGTCGCTAG
- the LOC109719129 gene encoding uncharacterized protein LOC109719129 — translation MKARALEHQRGGGGGGGEGERSEWKEKKKRRWRNEKRLGGKGGSLSLEAFANAKSNPSGYNPSIIKKQREFYRNAKFVKKYKKTLTQQGQPSDHKTIPDLEEDGTSENVRKRSKKKKKQTLPSLEEEYKKKRAEQEKAKMEKELIIRAEEEARAKAESKRKDLRKKMFKKTRSGQPVMKYRIQHLLEGLAEKPNCNS, via the exons ATGAAGGCCCGAGCGCTCGAGCACcaacgcggcggcggcggcggcggcggagaaggggAGAGGAGCGagtggaaggagaagaagaagaggaggtggAGGAACGAGAAGAGGCTCGGGGGAAAAGGGGGGAGCCTCTCCCTCGAAGCCTTCGCCAACGCCAAATCCAATCCCTCCGGATACAACCCCTCCATCATCA AGAAGCAAAGAGAATTCTATAGAAATGCCAAATTCGTGAAGAAGTACAAGAAGACATTAACGCAACAAGGCCAGCCCAGTGATCATAAAACAATTCCAGATCTCGAG GAGGACGGTACTTCAGAAAATGTGAGGAAGCGgagtaagaagaagaagaaacaaactTTGCCAAGCTTAGAGGAAGAGTACAAGAAGAAGCGTGCAGAACAAGAGAAGGCAAAAATGGAAAAAGAGCTGATTATTCGGGCGGAGGAGGAAGCGAGAGCGAAGGCCGAATCTAAGAGGAAGGACTTGAGAAAGAAAATGTTTAAGAAAACCAGATCAGGTCAGCCTGTCATGAAATACAGAATTCAGCACCTCCTCGAAGGTTTAGCGGAAAAACCAAACTGCAATAGTTAG
- the LOC109719526 gene encoding glutaredoxin-C1-like, which translates to MDRVTKLASQRAVVIFTVSSCCMCHTTTRLFCELGVNPTVYELDKDSKGKDMEKELVKLTGRSPPVPAVFIGGKLIGSTDKIMSLHLSGNLVPLLRSAGAIWL; encoded by the coding sequence ATGGATCGCGTGACGAAGTTGGCCTCCCAACGGGCGGTCGTGATCTTCACCGTGAGCTCGTGCTGCATGTGCCACACTACCACAAGGCTCTTCTGCGAGCTAGGCGTCAACCCCACTGTGTATGAGCTCGACAAGGATTCGAAGGGAAAGGACATGGAGAAGGAGCTCGTCAAACTGACGGGTCGGAGCCCACCGGTGCCGGCCGTGTTCATCGGGGGCAAGCTCATTGGATCCACCGACAAGATCATGTCCCTTCACCTTAGCGGTAATTTAGTTCCGCTGCTTCGAAGCGCTGGCGCCATCTGGCTGTAG